The following coding sequences lie in one Panicum virgatum strain AP13 chromosome 6N, P.virgatum_v5, whole genome shotgun sequence genomic window:
- the LOC120679463 gene encoding uncharacterized protein LOC120679463 isoform X4: protein MDRGHRAPAAAAALWGHKHLPLLARAGSKESLEYILQALWRTRRTGLDAADRAVARDALQLACDAELDPLLVCLRILIRRCVSEDVSKDDIPKLFPDEVPPELQKLLTLLLQKFQPEWQEDASKDQASAPHNGDTTEQPDVPDAECQLNQNGDTSEHPDVPDAAYQNGTASFQDPIKSGEKVVKKFPLAKDSLDKMLNDLFSTKDQMPVA, encoded by the exons ATGGATCGCGGGCAccgcgcgccagcggcggcggcggcgctgtggggGCACAAGCACCTCCCGCTGCTGGCGCGCGCGGGGTCCAAGGAGTCGCTGGAGTACATCCTGCAGGCGCTCTGGCGCACCCGCCGCAccggcctcgacgccgccgatCGCGCCGTGGCCCGCGACGCCCTCCAGCTCGCCTGCGACGCCGAGCTCGACCCC CTGCTGGTGTGCCTGAGGATACTGATCAGGCGGTGCGTCAGCGAGGACGTCTCCAAGGACGACATCCCCAAGCTCTTCCCCGACGAGGTGCCGCCCGAGTTGCAGAAGCTGCTCACGTTACTGCTGCAGAAGTTCCAGCCAGAGTGGCAGGAGGATGCTTCAAAGGATCAG GCATCTGCCCCGCATAATGGAGACACAACAGAGCAGCCAGATGTTCCTGATGCAGAATGTCAGTTGAACCAGAATGGAGACACATCAGAGCATCCAGATGTTCCTGATGCAGCG TATCAAAATGGTACTGCATCTTTTCAGGATCCTATAAAATCAGGAGAGAAAGTAGTGAAGAAGTTTCCATTGGCTAAGGATTCTTTGGATAAAATGCTCAATGACTTGTTCTCAACCAAGGATCAAATGCCAGTTGCT TAG
- the LOC120679463 gene encoding uncharacterized protein LOC120679463 isoform X1: MDRGHRAPAAAAALWGHKHLPLLARAGSKESLEYILQALWRTRRTGLDAADRAVARDALQLACDAELDPLLVCLRILIRRCVSEDVSKDDIPKLFPDEVPPELQKLLTLLLQKFQPEWQEDASKDQASAPHNGDTTEQPDVPDAECQLNQNGDTSEHPDVPDAAYQNGTASFQDPIKSGEKVVKKFPLAKDSLDKMLNDLFSTKDQMPVAVSILGLPGSSNGHQEVEGSTSKM, from the exons ATGGATCGCGGGCAccgcgcgccagcggcggcggcggcgctgtggggGCACAAGCACCTCCCGCTGCTGGCGCGCGCGGGGTCCAAGGAGTCGCTGGAGTACATCCTGCAGGCGCTCTGGCGCACCCGCCGCAccggcctcgacgccgccgatCGCGCCGTGGCCCGCGACGCCCTCCAGCTCGCCTGCGACGCCGAGCTCGACCCC CTGCTGGTGTGCCTGAGGATACTGATCAGGCGGTGCGTCAGCGAGGACGTCTCCAAGGACGACATCCCCAAGCTCTTCCCCGACGAGGTGCCGCCCGAGTTGCAGAAGCTGCTCACGTTACTGCTGCAGAAGTTCCAGCCAGAGTGGCAGGAGGATGCTTCAAAGGATCAG GCATCTGCCCCGCATAATGGAGACACAACAGAGCAGCCAGATGTTCCTGATGCAGAATGTCAGTTGAACCAGAATGGAGACACATCAGAGCATCCAGATGTTCCTGATGCAGCG TATCAAAATGGTACTGCATCTTTTCAGGATCCTATAAAATCAGGAGAGAAAGTAGTGAAGAAGTTTCCATTGGCTAAGGATTCTTTGGATAAAATGCTCAATGACTTGTTCTCAACCAAGGATCAAATGCCAGTTGCTGTAAGCATACTTGGATTGCCG GGCAGTAGCAATGGTCATCAAGAGGTAGAAGGAAGCACTTCTAAAATGTGA
- the LOC120679462 gene encoding sulfite oxidase-like isoform X2 → MPGLTAPSDYAEEPPRHPALRINSKEPFNAEPHRSALVTSYITPVDFFYKRNHGPIPKVEDLSRYSVYISGLVNKPIQLSMADIWALPKYNVTATLQCAGNRRTAMSKVRKVRGVGWDISALGNATWGGAKLSDVLELVGIPKLSSVTSLGGKHVEFVSVDKCKEEKGGPYTASIPLKQATDPDADVLLAYEMNGEVLNRDHGYPLRVVVPGVIGARSVKWLDSINIIEEECQGFFTQKDYKMFPPTVDWDNINWSTRRPQMDFPVQSAICTLEDVDVIKEGKVVAVVLREWIYLLMGVKPGLRLADIRKTTCHMYLMDLRVISGLGFSSRLH, encoded by the exons ATGCCGGGGCTCACGGCGCCGTCCGACTACGCGGAggagccgccgcgccacccggcCCTCAGGATCAACTCCAAG GAGCCGTTTAATGCTGAGCCTCACCGGTCGGCACTAGTCACATCTTACATTACCCCGGTGGATTTCTTCTACAAGAGGAATCATGGACCCATTCCAAAAGTCGAGGACCTCTCAAG ATACAGTGTTTACATTTCTGGTCTTGTCAACAAGCCTATTCAGCTGTCCATGGCTGACATTTG GGCTCTTCCAAAGTACAATGTCACTGCAACTTTACAG TGTGCTGGAAACAGGAGAACTGCAATGAGTAAGGTACGGAAAGTGAGAGGTGTTGGTTGGGACATATCTGCTCTTGGAAATG CAACTTGGGGAGGAGCAAAACTATCTGATGTCCTTGAGTTAGTTGGAATACCCAAACTCAGTTCGGTTACATCTTTAGGAGGGAAGCATGTTGAGTTTGTTAGTGTTGACAAGTGTAAA GAGGAAAAAGGTGGTCCTTATACTGCATCTATTCCATTAAAGCAGGCAACAGATCCTGATGCTGATGTATTACTTGCATATGAAATGAATGGAGAG GTCCTCAATCGTGACCATGGATACCCACTCCGTGTTGTTGTTCCTGGTGTTATTGGTGCACGATCTGTAAAATGGCTGGACAGTATCAATATAATCGAGGAAGAATGTCAG GGTTTTTTTACGCAAAAAGATTACAAAATGTTTCCACCAACCGTGGACTGGGACAATATTAACTGGTCAACTAGAAGGCCACAGATGGATTTTCCTGTACAG TCTGCTATCTGTACACTTGAAGATGTGGATGTTATTAAGGAAGGAAAG GTGGTGGCCGTGGTATTGAGAGAGTGGATATATCTGTTGATGGGGGTAAAACCTGGGTTGAGGCTCGCAGATATCAGAAAGACAACGTGCCATATGTATCTGATGGACCTCAGAGTGATAAGTGGGCTTGGGTTCTCTTCGAGGCTACATTAG
- the LOC120679463 gene encoding uncharacterized protein LOC120679463 isoform X2, with protein MDRGHRAPAAAAALWGHKHLPLLARAGSKESLEYILQALWRTRRTGLDAADRAVARDALQLACDAELDPLLVCLRILIRRCVSEDVSKDDIPKLFPDEVPPELQKLLTLLLQKFQPEWQEDASKDQASAPHNGDTTEQPDVPDAECQLNQNGDTSEHPDVPDAAYQNGTASFQDPIKSGEKVVKKFPLAKDSLDKMLNDLFSTKDQMPVAGSSNGHQEVEGSTSKM; from the exons ATGGATCGCGGGCAccgcgcgccagcggcggcggcggcgctgtggggGCACAAGCACCTCCCGCTGCTGGCGCGCGCGGGGTCCAAGGAGTCGCTGGAGTACATCCTGCAGGCGCTCTGGCGCACCCGCCGCAccggcctcgacgccgccgatCGCGCCGTGGCCCGCGACGCCCTCCAGCTCGCCTGCGACGCCGAGCTCGACCCC CTGCTGGTGTGCCTGAGGATACTGATCAGGCGGTGCGTCAGCGAGGACGTCTCCAAGGACGACATCCCCAAGCTCTTCCCCGACGAGGTGCCGCCCGAGTTGCAGAAGCTGCTCACGTTACTGCTGCAGAAGTTCCAGCCAGAGTGGCAGGAGGATGCTTCAAAGGATCAG GCATCTGCCCCGCATAATGGAGACACAACAGAGCAGCCAGATGTTCCTGATGCAGAATGTCAGTTGAACCAGAATGGAGACACATCAGAGCATCCAGATGTTCCTGATGCAGCG TATCAAAATGGTACTGCATCTTTTCAGGATCCTATAAAATCAGGAGAGAAAGTAGTGAAGAAGTTTCCATTGGCTAAGGATTCTTTGGATAAAATGCTCAATGACTTGTTCTCAACCAAGGATCAAATGCCAGTTGCT GGCAGTAGCAATGGTCATCAAGAGGTAGAAGGAAGCACTTCTAAAATGTGA
- the LOC120679462 gene encoding sulfite oxidase-like isoform X1, producing the protein MPGLTAPSDYAEEPPRHPALRINSKEPFNAEPHRSALVTSYITPVDFFYKRNHGPIPKVEDLSRYSVYISGLVNKPIQLSMADIWALPKYNVTATLQCAGNRRTAMSKVRKVRGVGWDISALGNATWGGAKLSDVLELVGIPKLSSVTSLGGKHVEFVSVDKCKEEKGGPYTASIPLKQATDPDADVLLAYEMNGEVLNRDHGYPLRVVVPGVIGARSVKWLDSINIIEEECQGFFTQKDYKMFPPTVDWDNINWSTRRPQMDFPVQSAICTLEDVDVIKEGKARIAGYALSGGGRGIERVDISVDGGKTWVEARRYQKDNVPYVSDGPQSDKWAWVLFEATLDIPANAEIVAKAVDSAANVQPEKVEDIWNLRGILNTSWHRIKIQSSSCIGRSKL; encoded by the exons ATGCCGGGGCTCACGGCGCCGTCCGACTACGCGGAggagccgccgcgccacccggcCCTCAGGATCAACTCCAAG GAGCCGTTTAATGCTGAGCCTCACCGGTCGGCACTAGTCACATCTTACATTACCCCGGTGGATTTCTTCTACAAGAGGAATCATGGACCCATTCCAAAAGTCGAGGACCTCTCAAG ATACAGTGTTTACATTTCTGGTCTTGTCAACAAGCCTATTCAGCTGTCCATGGCTGACATTTG GGCTCTTCCAAAGTACAATGTCACTGCAACTTTACAG TGTGCTGGAAACAGGAGAACTGCAATGAGTAAGGTACGGAAAGTGAGAGGTGTTGGTTGGGACATATCTGCTCTTGGAAATG CAACTTGGGGAGGAGCAAAACTATCTGATGTCCTTGAGTTAGTTGGAATACCCAAACTCAGTTCGGTTACATCTTTAGGAGGGAAGCATGTTGAGTTTGTTAGTGTTGACAAGTGTAAA GAGGAAAAAGGTGGTCCTTATACTGCATCTATTCCATTAAAGCAGGCAACAGATCCTGATGCTGATGTATTACTTGCATATGAAATGAATGGAGAG GTCCTCAATCGTGACCATGGATACCCACTCCGTGTTGTTGTTCCTGGTGTTATTGGTGCACGATCTGTAAAATGGCTGGACAGTATCAATATAATCGAGGAAGAATGTCAG GGTTTTTTTACGCAAAAAGATTACAAAATGTTTCCACCAACCGTGGACTGGGACAATATTAACTGGTCAACTAGAAGGCCACAGATGGATTTTCCTGTACAG TCTGCTATCTGTACACTTGAAGATGTGGATGTTATTAAGGAAGGAAAG GCCAGGATTGCTGGATATGCACTTTCAGGTGGTGGCCGTGGTATTGAGAGAGTGGATATATCTGTTGATGGGGGTAAAACCTGGGTTGAGGCTCGCAGATATCAGAAAGACAACGTGCCATATGTATCTGATGGACCTCAGAGTGATAAGTGGGCTTGGGTTCTCTTCGAGGCTACATTAGACATACCAGCAAATGCTGAGATAGTAGCAAAGGCG GTGGACTCAGCTGCGAATGTCCAACCTGAAAAAGTGGAAGACATATGGAACCTGAGAGGAATCCTCAACACATCTTGGCATCGGATCAAAATACAGAGTTCGTCATGCATTGGAAGATCTAAGCTGTGA
- the LOC120679463 gene encoding uncharacterized protein LOC120679463 isoform X3, whose protein sequence is MDRGHRAPAAAAALWGHKHLPLLARAGSKESLEYILQALWRTRRTGLDAADRAVARDALQLACDAELDPLLVCLRILIRRCVSEDVSKDDIPKLFPDEVPPELQKLLTLLLQKFQPEWQEDASKDQASAPHNGDTTEQPDVPDAECQLNQNGDTSEHPDVPDAAYQNGTASFQDPIKSGEKVVKKFPLAKDSLDKMLNDLFSTKDQMPVAVSILGLP, encoded by the exons ATGGATCGCGGGCAccgcgcgccagcggcggcggcggcgctgtggggGCACAAGCACCTCCCGCTGCTGGCGCGCGCGGGGTCCAAGGAGTCGCTGGAGTACATCCTGCAGGCGCTCTGGCGCACCCGCCGCAccggcctcgacgccgccgatCGCGCCGTGGCCCGCGACGCCCTCCAGCTCGCCTGCGACGCCGAGCTCGACCCC CTGCTGGTGTGCCTGAGGATACTGATCAGGCGGTGCGTCAGCGAGGACGTCTCCAAGGACGACATCCCCAAGCTCTTCCCCGACGAGGTGCCGCCCGAGTTGCAGAAGCTGCTCACGTTACTGCTGCAGAAGTTCCAGCCAGAGTGGCAGGAGGATGCTTCAAAGGATCAG GCATCTGCCCCGCATAATGGAGACACAACAGAGCAGCCAGATGTTCCTGATGCAGAATGTCAGTTGAACCAGAATGGAGACACATCAGAGCATCCAGATGTTCCTGATGCAGCG TATCAAAATGGTACTGCATCTTTTCAGGATCCTATAAAATCAGGAGAGAAAGTAGTGAAGAAGTTTCCATTGGCTAAGGATTCTTTGGATAAAATGCTCAATGACTTGTTCTCAACCAAGGATCAAATGCCAGTTGCTGTAAGCATACTTGGATTGCCG TAG